In the genome of Osmerus mordax isolate fOsmMor3 chromosome 15, fOsmMor3.pri, whole genome shotgun sequence, one region contains:
- the LOC136957367 gene encoding myosin-7-like has product MGDALMAEFGTAASFLRKSDKERLEAQTRPFDMKKNCFVPDPEVEYVKALISSRDGDKVTVETEFGKTTTHKEDDIHPQNPPKFDKIEDMAMFTFLHEPAVLFNLKERYAAWMIYTYSGLFCVTVNPYKWLPVYDQSVVNAYRGKKRSEAPPHIFSISDNAYQYMLSDRENQSVLITGESGAGKTVNTKRVIQYFASIAAVSGKKDASQEKKGTLEDQIIQCNPALEAFGNAKTIRNDNSSRFGKFIRIHFGVSGKLSSADIETYLLEKSRVTFQLKAERDYHIFYQILSQKKPELLEMLLITSNPYDYAFISQGEIAVTSIDDSDELMATDEAFDVLGFTQEEKNGIYKLTGAIMHMGNMKFKNKQREEQAEADGTEDTDKVAYLMGLNSADLIKGLCHPRVKVGNEWVTKGQSVQQVYYSIGALSKSVYEKMFLWMVVKINQTLDTKNARQHYIGVLDIAGFEIFDFNTFEQLCINFTNEKLQQFFNHHMFVLEQEEYKKEGIVWEFIDFGMDLAACIELIEKPMGIMSILEEECMFPKASDATFKAKLYDNHLGKTANFQKPRIIKGRPEAHFSLVHYAGTVDYNIGNWLVKNKDPLNETVVGLFQKSSLKLLGVLFAGYAGADSTAESGGGKKKKGSSFQTVSALHRENLNKLMTNLRSTHPHFVRCIIPNESKTPGAMENPLVMHQLRCNGVLEGIRICRKGFPNRIPYSDFKQRYRILNPNVIPEGAFMDNKKAAEKLLGSLDIDHEQYRLGHTKVFFKAGLLGVLEEMRDDRLALIITGIQSRARGLLARIEFQKIVDRRDALLVIQWNIRAFMGVKNWPWMKMFFKIKPLLVSAETEKEMANMKEEFLKLKEAYAKSEARRKELEEKMVSLVQEKNDLQLAVQTEQDSLGDAEERCEGLIKSKIQLEAKSKELTERLEDEEEMNAELTAKKRKLEDECSELKKDIDDLELTLAKVEKEKHATENKVKNLTEEMAALDEIIAKLTKEKKALQEAHQQTLDDLQTEEDKVNTLTKAKTKLEQQVDDLEGSLEQEKKVRMDLERAKRKLEGDLKLTQESLMDLENDKQQMEERLKKKDFEISQLNSKIEDEQAMGAQLQKKLKELQARIEELEEELEAERAARAKVEKQRADLSRELEEISERLEEAGGATAAQIEMNKKREAEFQKVRRDLEEATLQHEATAATLRKKNADSVADLGEQIDNLQRVKQKLEKEKSELRLELDDVVSNMEQIVKSKTNLEKMCRTLEDQMTEYRTKSEEGQRSINDFTMQKAKLQTENGELTRQMEEKDSLVSQLTRGKQSNVQQIEDLKRQLEEEIKAKNALAHAVQSARHDSELLREQYEEEQEAKAELQRSMSKANSEVAQWRTKYETDAIQKTEELEEAKKKLAQRLQDAEEAVEAVNAKCSSLDKTKHRLQNEIEDLMVDVERSNAAAAVLDKKQRNFDKVLAEWKQKYEESQTELESAQKEARSLSTELFKLKNSYEESLDHLETMKRENKNLQEEISDLTEQLGEGGKNIHELEKVRKQLEQEKAEIQTALEEAEGSLEHEEGKILRAQLEFNQVKADIERKLVEKDEEMEMAKRNQQRVVDTLQSSLESETRSRNEALRLKKKMEGDLNEMEIQLSQANRQAAEAQKQLKGLHAHMKDSQLQLDDALRGNDDLKENIAIVERRNNLLQAELEELRSMVEQTERGRKLAEQELLDVSERVQLLHSQNTSLLNQKKKLEGDTSQLQNEVEEAVQECRNAEEKAKKAITDAAMMAEELKKEQDTSAHLERMKKNMEQTIKDLQHRLDEAEQIAMKGGKKQVQKLESRVRELETEVELEQRKSSDSVKGVRKYERRIKELTYQTEEDRKNLSRLQDLVDKLQLKVKSFKRTAEEAEEQSNSNLGKFRKIQHELDEAEERADIAESQVNKLRTKSRDAGSKKGHDEE; this is encoded by the exons ATGGGGGACGCATTGATGGCCGAGTTTGGGACAGCAGCTTCTTTTCTGCGGAAGTCAGATAAGGAACGTCTGGAAGCCCAGACTCGTCCCTTTGACATGAAGAAGAACTGCTTTGTGCCTGACCCAGAGGTTGAGTACGTCAAGGCACTTATAAGCAGTAGAGATGGGGACAAAGTCACAGTTGAAACTGAGTTTGGGAAG ACAACAACTCATAAGGAGGATGACATCCATCCCCAGAACCCGCCAAAGTTTGATAAAATTGAGGACATGGCGATGTTCACCTTCTTGCACGAGCCTGCTGTGCTGTTTAACCTCAAAGAGCGTTATGCAGCCTGGATGATCTAC acCTACTCAGGACTGTTCTGTGTGACTGTCAACCCCTACAAGTGGCTGCCAGTGTACGATCAGTCAGTTGTCAATGCTTACAGAGGCAAGAAGAGGAGTGAAGCTCCTCCTCacatcttctccatctctgaTAATGCCTACCAGTACATGCTGTCAG ACCGGGAAAATCAGTCTGTCCTGATCAC TGGAGAATCTGGTGCAGGAAAGACTGTGAACACCAAGAGAGTCATCCAGTACTTTGCCAGCATTGCAGCTGTGAGTGGAAAGAAGGACGCAAGTCAGGAAAAAAAG GGTACCCTGGAGGATCAAATCATCCAGTGTAACCCTGCCCTGGAGGCTTTTGGTAATGCCAAGACCATCAGAAATGACAACTCCTCCAGATTC GGAAAATTCATCAGAATTCATTTTGGAGTGAGTGGGAAGCTTTCATCCGCAGACATTGAAACTT ATCTTCTGGAGAAGTCACGTGTCACTTTCCAGCTCAAGGCTGAGAGAGACTACCACATCTTCTACCAGATCCTGTCTCAAAAGAAGCCAGAACTGCTGG AGATGCTGCTTATCACCAGCAACCCCTATGATTACGCCTTCATCTCCCAAGGAGAGATTGCTGTAACATCTATTGATGATTCTGATGAGCTGATGGCTACTGAT GAAGCCTTCGATGTGCTGGGCTTCACCCAAGAGGAGAAGAACGGCATTTACAAGCTGACTGGTGCCATCATGCACATGGGCAACATGAAGTTCAAGAacaagcagagggaggagcaggcagaggcAGATGGCACTGAGG ATACCGACAAAGTGGCGTACCTGATGGGCTTGAACTCTGCTGACCTGATCAAGGGTCTCTGCCACCCAAGGGTCAAAGTAGGAAACGAGTGGGTCACCAAAGGTCAAAGTGTCCAGCAG GTGTACTACTCCATTGGTGCTCTGTCCAAGTCAGTGTATGAGAAGATGTTCCTGTGGATGGTGGTGAAAATCAACCAAACCCTGGACACCAAAAATGCACGCCAGCATTACATTGGTGTGCTGGACATTGCTGgctttgagatttttgat TTCAACACCTTTGAACAGCTTTGCATCAACTTCACTAATGAGAAGCTGCAGCAATTCTTCAATCACCACATGTTTGTGCTGGAGCAAGAAGAGTACAAGAAAGAAGGAATAGTTTGGGAGTTCATTGACTTTGGCATGGACTTGGCAGCCTGCATTGAACTCATTGAAAAG CCCATGGGTATCATGTCCATCCTTGAAGAGGAGTGCATGTTCCCCAAAGCCAGTGATGCTACATTCAAGGCCAAGCTGTATGACAACCACCTGGGAAAAACTGCCAACTTCCAGAAGCCCAGGATTATAAAAGGTCGACCAGAGGCCCATTTCTCCCTGGTTCACTATGCAGGCACAGTTGACTACAACATTGGTAACTGGCTGGTGAAGAACAAGGACCCTCTGAATGAGACTGTGGTCGGACTCTTCCAGAAATCAAGCCTtaagttattgggtgtgctttttgCTGGCTATGCTGGTGCTGACTCTACtg CTGAGtctggaggaggaaagaagaagaaaggctCCTCTTTCCAGACAGTGTCTGCTTTGCACagg GAGAATCTGAACAAACTCATGACCAACTTGAGGTCTACTCACCCCCACTTTGTGCGTTGCATCATCCCCAACGAGAGCAAGACTCCTGGGGCCATGGAGAACCCTCTGGTCATGCACCAGCTGCGCTGTAACGGTGTGCTGGAAGGCATCAGAATCTGCAGGAAGGGATTCCCCAACAGGATTCCATACAGTGACTTCAaacaaag ATATCGCATCCTAAACCCAAATGTTATCCCTGAGGGAGCGTTTATGGACAACAAGAAGGCAGCAGAAAAACTGCTGGGTAGTCTGGACATTGACCATGAGCAGTACAGATTAGGACACACTAAG GTGTTCTTCAAGGCTGGTCTGCTGGGTGTtctagaggagatgagagacgaCCGTCTCGCTCTCATCATCACAGGGATCCAGTCCAGAGCACGTGGTCTGCTTGCCAGAATTGAGTTCCAGAAAATAGTTGATCGCAG GGATGCCCTGCTTGTGATCCAGTGGAACATCCGTGCCTTCATGGGGGTCAAGAATTGGCCCTGGATGAAGATGTTCTTCAAGATCAAACCTCTGCTTGTCTCAGCCgagactgagaaagagatgGCCAACATGAAGGAAGAATTCCTGAAGCTTAAAGAAGCTTATGCTAAATCTGAAGCCCGTAGGAAGGAGCTGGAAGAGAAAATGGTCTCCCTTGTCCAGGAGAAGAATGACCTTCAACTCGCAGTCCAAACT GAACAAGACAGTCTGGGAGATGCtgaggagaggtgtgagggATTGATCAAGAGCAAGATCCAGCTTGAGGCCAAATCCAAGGAGCTGACTGAAAgactggaggatgaggaggagatgaatgCAGAGCTTACTGCtaagaagaggaagctggaggatgagTGTTCAGAACTCAAGAAAGACATTGATGATCTGGAACTCACTCTGGccaaagtggagaaggagaagcatgCCACGGAGAACAAG GTTAAAAACCTGACTGAGGAGATGGCAGCTCTGGATGAAATCATCGCCAAGCTGACCAAGGAGAAGAAAGCTCTCCAGGAGGCTCACCAGCAGACACTGGACGACCTTCAGACTGAGGAAGACAAAGTCAACACTCTGACCAAGGCCAAAACCAAGCTGGAACAGCAGGTTGATGAT CTTGAAGGTTCTCTGGAGCAAGAGAAGAAGGTAAGAATGGACCTTGAGAGGGccaagaggaagctggagggagacctgaagtTGACCCAGGAGAGCCTAATGGACCTGGAGAACGACAAAcagcagatggaggagagactgaaGAA GAAAGACTTTGAGATAAGTCAACTCAACAGCAAGATTGAGGATGAGCAGGCCATGGGTGCACAGCTTCAGAAGAAACTGAAGGAGCTGCAG GCCCGTATTGAGGAGCTTGAGGAAGAGCTGGAGGCTGAGAGAGCTGCCCGTGCCAAGGTTGAGAAGCAGAGGGCAGACTTGTCCAGAGAGTTGGAGGAGAtcagtgagaggctggaggaggctggtggagCCACTGCTGCCCAGATTGAGATGAACaagaagagggaggcagagttcCAGAAGGTGCGCAGAGACCTTGAAGAGGCTACTCTGCAGCATGAGGCTACAGCTGCCACTCTGAGGAAGAAGAATGCAGACAGTGTGGCCGACCTGGGGGAGCAGATTGACAACCTTCAGAGAGTGAagcagaagctggagaaggagaagagtgagctcaggctggagctggacgatgTGGTCTCCAACATGGAGCAGATTGTCAAGTCCAAA ACAAACTTGGAGAAAATGTGCAGAACCCTTGAAGACCAGATGACTGAATACAGGACTAAATCTGAGGAGGGACAACGATCCATCAATGACTTCACCATGCAGAAAGCAAAGCTTCAAACTGAAAATG GTGAACTTACCAGGCAAATGGAGGAGAAGGACTCCCTGGTTTCCCAGCTGACCAGAGGAAAACAGTCTAATGTTCAGCAGATTGAGGATCTAAAAAGACAACTGGAGGAGGAAATCAAG GCAAAGAATGCTCTAGCCCATGCAGTGCAGTCTGCTCGCCATGACTCAGAGCTGCTGAGGGAGCAgtatgaggaggagcaggaggccaagGCTGAGCTGCAGCGCAGCATGTCCAAGGCTAACTCTGAGGTGGCTCAGTGGAGAACCAAGTATGAAACTGATGCCATCCAGAAGaccgaggagctggaagaggccaA GAAGAAGCTGGCTCAGCGTCTGCAAGATGCAGAAGAGGCTGTGGAAGCTGTCAATGCTAAATGTTCCTCCCTGGATAAGACTAAACACAGACTCCAGAATGAGATTGAAGATCTCATGGTGGATGTGGAGAGATccaatgctgctgctgctgttctggACAAGAAGCAAAGAAACTTTGACAAG GTCCTGGCAGAGTGGAAGCAGAAGTATGAGGAGTCCCAGACTGAGCTGGAAAGCGCCCAGAAGGAGGCCAGATCCCTCAGCACTGAGCTGTTCAAACTGAAAAACTCCTATGAAGAGTCTCTGGATCATCTGGAGACCATGAAGAGGGAGAACAAGAACCTCCAAG AGGAAATTTCTGACCTGACTGAGCAACTTGGTGAGGGTGGAAAGAACATCCATGAGTTGGAGAAGGTTCGTAAACAGCTGGAACAGGAGAAGGCTGAGATCCAGACTGCTCTGGAGGAAGCTGAG GGCTCCCTGGAGCACGAGGAAGGCAAGATTCTCAGAGCTCAGCTAGAGTTCAACCAGGTCAAAGCTGACATTGAGCGCAAACTGGTtgagaaagatgaggagatggaaatggccaagagaaaccagcagagagtggtggataccCTGCAAAGTTCCCTGGAGTCTGAGACTCGCAGCAGGAACGAGGCTCTCAGGctgaagaagaagatggagggagacctcaATGAGATGGAGATCCAGCTCAGCCAGGCCAATAGGCAGGCAGCAGAGGCCCAGAAGCAACTCAAGGGCCTCCATGCACATATGAAG GACTCCCAACTGCAGCTGGATGATGCTCTTCGTGGCAATGATGATCTGAAGGAGAACATTGCCATCGTGGAGAGACGTAACAATTTGCTGCAGGCTGAACTGGAGGAGCTGAGGTCCATGGTCGAGCAGACTGAGAGAGGCCGCAAACTGGCTGAGCAGGAACTGCTGGATGTCAGTGAGAGGGTTCAGCTGCTACACTCTCAG AACACCAGCCTGCTGAACCAGAAGAAGAAGCTAGAGGGTGACACTTCCCAGCTTCAGAATGAAGTGGAGGAGGCTGTGCAGGAGTGCAGGAATGCTGAGGAGAAAGCCAAGAAGGCCATCACTGATGCTGCCATGATGgcagaggagctgaagaaggagcaggacacCAGTGCTCACCTGGAGCGCATGAAGAAGAACATGGAGCAGACCAtcaaggacctgcagcaccgTCTGGATGAAGCTGAGCAAATCGCCATGAAGGGTGGCAAGAAGCAGGTCCAGAAGCTGGAGTCCAGG GTGAGGGAGctggagacagaggtggagTTGGAGCAGAGGAAGAGCAGTGATTCAGTGAAAGGAGTCCGTAAATATGAGAGACGCATCAAGGAGCTCACCTACCAG ACTGAGGAGGACCGTAAGAACTTGAGCCGTCTGCAAGACCTGGTGGACAAACTGCAGCTGAAGGTCAAGTCCTTCAAGAGAACTGCAGAGGAGGCT GAGGAACAGTCCAACTCTAATCTGGGCAAGTTCCGTAAAATTCAGCATGAGCTGGatgaagcagaggagagggctgaCATTGCTGAGTCCCAGGTCAACAAATTGAGAACCAAGAGTCGTGATGCAGGATCAAAG AAAGGACATGATGAAGAGTGA